The Pseudomonas protegens genome contains the following window.
CAGCATGCTCGACAGATAGCGCTCGCCGGAGTCCGGCAGGATCACCACGATGGTCTTGCCCTGCATTTCCGGGGTTTCCGCCAGACGCACCGCCACCGCCATGGCCGCACCGCAGGAAATCCCGCAGAGAATCCCCTCTTCCTGCATCAGGCGCAGGGCCATGGCCTTGGACTCTTCATCGGTCACCAGCTCCACCCGGTCGACCATGTCCAGGTCGAGGTTCTTCGGCACAAAACCGGCGCCGATGCCCTGGATCTTGTGTTGGCCGGGCTTGATCTCGGCACCGGCGAGCTGCTGGCTGATCACCGGCGAAGTCGCCGGCTCCACCGCCACCGAGAGGATCGGCTTGCCCTGGGTCTTCTTGATGTAGCGCGACACGCCGCTGATGGTGCCGCCGGTGCCGACCCCGGCCACCAGCACGTCCACCGCGCCGTCGGTGTCGTTCCAGATTTCCGGACCAGTGGTTTTCTCGTGGATCGCCGGGTTGGCCGGATTGTCGAACTGCTGCGGCATGAAGTACTTGGACGGATCGCTGGCGAGGATCTCGGCGGCCTTTTCAATCGCCCCCTTCATGCCCTTGGCCGGCTCGGTCAGCACCAGTTCCGCGCCCAGGGCCTTGAGCACCTTGCGCCGCTCGATGCTCATGGACGCCGGCATGGTCAGCATCAGCTTGTAGCCACGAGCCGCGGCAACGAAGGCCAGGCCGATCCCGGTATTGCCCGAGGTGGGCTCGACGATGGTCATGCCCGGCTTGAGCTTGCCGCTGCTCTCGGCGTCCCAGATCATGTTGGCGCCGATCCGGCACTTCACCGAGTAGCCCGGGTTGCGTCCTTCGATCTTGGCCAGGATGGTCACCCCGCGCGGGGCGATGCGGTTGATCTGCACCAAGGGCGTATTACCGATGGAATGGGCGTTGTCAGCAAAAATTCGGCTCATGGCTGGGTCCTTATGCAGCAGTGAAGAAGCTCCCAAGGGTATGCCTGGTGCCCTTGAGCGTCCAGTCGCGCCGAACGACTGCGATCGCAGGCAGTCAATGCCTGTATACGGCCGGAGACTGCTGATCATGAAAGCTCGTTACCGTTGGCCCCTGTGGACCCTGGCAAGCCTGGTGGTGCTGCTGGTAGCCCTGCACATCGCCCTGCCCTACCTGGTGCGCGACTACCTGAATGACAAGCTGGCGGACATGGGCGACTACCGCGGACGCATCAGCGACATCGACCTGGCCCTGTGGCGCGGCGCCTACCGCATCAACGGCCTGGAGATCGTCAAGGTCAGCGGCCAGGTGCCGGTGCCCTTCGTCAAGGCGCCGCTGATCGACCTCTCGGTGAGCTGGCATTCACTTTGGTACGACCACGCCGTGGTGGCCAAGGCGCTGTTCGTCCAGCCGGAGCTGAACTTCGTCGACGGCGGCGCCGACCAGCAGGCCTCGCAGACCGGTGCCGGCACCGACTGGCGGGCGCAGTTGGGCAAGCTGCTGCCCATCACCCTCGACGAAGTGCGGATCGAAGACGGCAAGATCCACTTTCGCAACTTCAACTCCAAGCCGCCGGTGAACATCGGTGCCACCCAGGTCAACGCCAGCTTCTACAACCTGACCAACGTGGTCGATAGCCAGGGCAAGCGCGACGCGCGCTTCAACGGCAAGGCCCTGCTCCAGGACCAGGCCCCGATGGAGAGCAGCGCCACCTTCGACCCCCTGAGCGACTTCGAGAACTTCCAGTTTCGCCTGCGGGCCCGGGACATCGAGCTCAAGCGCTTCAACGACTTCGCCTCGGCCTATGGCAAGTTCGATTTCAACGCCGGGCGCGGCGACGTGGTGATCGAAGCCCAGGCCGAGAAGGGCCAGTTGCACGGCTATATCAAGCCGTTGCTGCGAGACGTTGAAGTCT
Protein-coding sequences here:
- the cysK gene encoding cysteine synthase A, which translates into the protein MSRIFADNAHSIGNTPLVQINRIAPRGVTILAKIEGRNPGYSVKCRIGANMIWDAESSGKLKPGMTIVEPTSGNTGIGLAFVAAARGYKLMLTMPASMSIERRKVLKALGAELVLTEPAKGMKGAIEKAAEILASDPSKYFMPQQFDNPANPAIHEKTTGPEIWNDTDGAVDVLVAGVGTGGTISGVSRYIKKTQGKPILSVAVEPATSPVISQQLAGAEIKPGQHKIQGIGAGFVPKNLDLDMVDRVELVTDEESKAMALRLMQEEGILCGISCGAAMAVAVRLAETPEMQGKTIVVILPDSGERYLSSMLFSDLFTEQENQQ
- a CDS encoding DUF748 domain-containing protein, which produces MKARYRWPLWTLASLVVLLVALHIALPYLVRDYLNDKLADMGDYRGRISDIDLALWRGAYRINGLEIVKVSGQVPVPFVKAPLIDLSVSWHSLWYDHAVVAKALFVQPELNFVDGGADQQASQTGAGTDWRAQLGKLLPITLDEVRIEDGKIHFRNFNSKPPVNIGATQVNASFYNLTNVVDSQGKRDARFNGKALLQDQAPMESSATFDPLSDFENFQFRLRARDIELKRFNDFASAYGKFDFNAGRGDVVIEAQAEKGQLHGYIKPLLRDVEVFNWQQDVENRNKSIFRSVWEALVGASETLLKNQRKNQFATRVELSGSVHRQDISAFSAFLQILRNGFIQAFNARYEQPKPSTD